The following coding sequences lie in one Benincasa hispida cultivar B227 chromosome 6, ASM972705v1, whole genome shotgun sequence genomic window:
- the LOC120080596 gene encoding E3 ubiquitin-protein ligase DIS1, which yields MSSANPYFDDIRTKPEVIDPPQDDDMMDVSESVSDPARNGGKPNVAVSSSVRELLECPVCLNAMYPPIHQCSNGHTLCSGCKPRVHNRCPTCRHELGNIRCLALEKVAASLELPCKYQTFGCAGIYPYYSKLKHESQCVYRPYNCPYAGSECTVIGDIPFLVAHLKDDHKVDMHNGSTFNHRYVKSNPQEVENATWMLTVFSCFGQYFCLHFEAFQLGMAPVYIAFLRFMGDDNEAKNYSYSLEVGGNGRKMVWQGVPRSIRDSHRKVRDSFDGLIIQRNMALFFSGGDRKELKLRVTGRIWKEQ from the exons ATGTCATCTGCAAATCCTTATTTTGATGACATTCGGACCAAACCTGAGGTTATTGATCCTCCCCAAGATGATGACATGATGGATGTTAGTGAAAGTGTGAGTGATCCTGCTCGAAATGGAGGAAAACCTAACGTTGCTGTCTCTAGCAGTGTTCGTGAGCTGTTGGAGTGCCCTGTTTGCTTAAATGCTATGTACCCTCCCATTCATCAG TGTTCGAACGGTCACACGTTGTGTTCCGGTTGCAAGCCTAGGGTGCACAACCGATGTCCAACCTGCAGGCATGAACTTGGCAATATCAGATGTCTTGCATTAGAGAAGGTGGCTGCATCTCTGGAACTTCCATGTAAATATCAAACTTTTGGATGTGCAGGCATATACCCATACTATAGCAAGCTGAAACATGAATCTCAATGTGTGTATCGACCATATAACTGTCCATATGCGGGATCGGAATGCACAGTTATCGGTGATATTCCATTTTTGGTAGCCCACCTCAAGGATGATCACAAAGTTGACATGCATAATGGGAGCACATTCAATCACCGTTATGTCAAGTCAAATCCGCAAGAGGTCGAAAATGCCACCTGGATGTTAACG GTTTTCAGCTGTTTTGGTCAATACTTTTGTTTACATTTCGAAGCTTTTCAGCTCGGAATGGCTCCCGTTTACATAGCTTTCTTGCGGTTTATGGGCGACGATAATGAAGCAAAGAACTACAGTTATAGTCTTGAGGTTGGTGGAAATGGGAGGAAGATGGTGTGGCAAGGAGTGCCAAGGAGTATTCGGGACAGTCATCGGAAGGTCCGAGACAGTTTTGACGGTCTTATTATCCAACGTAATATGGCACTCTTCTTCTCGGGGGGAGATCGGAAAGAATTGAAACTCAGGGTAACTGGTAGGATTTGGAAGGAGCAGTAA